The Candidatus Eremiobacterota bacterium genomic sequence CCGCCGATCACCGACATCAGCACGAAATTGACCGAGAGCAAGAAGTCGAACGAGCTGGGGTCGATGTACGAGGCTTGCGAAGCGAAGACGGCGCCCGCGACGCCGGCGTACACCGCGCTCAGCACGAACGTCTGCCGCTTCAGCCGTTCCGCGTCGACGCCGAGCGCCTGCGCGCCGAGCTCGCCGGCCGAGATCGCGACCAGCGAGCGCCCGAAGCTCGAGCGCACCAAGTTCCCCGCGAACCACAGCCCGAGCGCAAGCAGCGCCCAGGCCAGAATCGCATACGCGCGCTGATCGAACGTATACGAGCCGAGCGCGAAGCCCGGGATGTCCTTGAACCCGGACGAGCCTCCGATGAACTCCCACTGGTTGAAGACGACGTTGATGACGATGCCCAGCGCGAGCGTCGCGAGCGCGAGCAAGTTCTCACGCAAGCGCAGCGCGACGAAGCTCAGCACGTAGGCGGCCAGCGCCGCGGCGAGCGCGCCGGCGAGCGTGCCGAGCCAGGGCGAGACCGGCCACGGCGTGCCGAGCGTCTTCACCGCCAGCGCGGCCGACGCGTACGCGCCGATCCCGAAGAACGCCGCTTGCCCGAGCGAGACTTGTCCGGCGTAGCCCATGAAGAGGTTGAGCCCGATCGCGACCAGCGCGTAGAGCGCGATCAGCGTCAGCAGCCCCGTGTAGTACGAGGGCAGAAACCAGACGAGCGCGGCGACGAGCGCGAGCAGCACGAGTCCGATTCGGCCGTACAACGAGTCCCTTTCCGGCGCGGCACGAGCGAGAGGAGAATGCGGTCCCCGTTCGGATTCTCACCGCACGATGGCTCAACTCCTTGTCACGGCACGTGGGCGCTGAGTACTTCGCGCCGCGACCGGCGACCGCGGCCGACGTCGACGTGCTGGTGCGCCACCGCGTGCGAATGTTCGCCGAGATGGGATTCACCAGCGACGACGGTTTCGCGGGACTCGCGGCGGCCTGCCGCGGATGGTTCGCCGACGCGCTCGCCGCCGGACGCTATCTCGGCTGGCTCGTCGCGCGCGCCGATGCGCCGAGCGAGATCGTCGCCGGCAGCGGACTGCTGTTGCACGAGTGGCCACCCGGGATTCGCGACCTCGGCACGACGCGCGCGTACGTCTTGAACGTCTACACCGAACCGCCGCACCGCGGCCACGGCCTCGCGACGCAGCTCACGCGTGCCGCAGTCGACGAAGCACGGAACCGTGGAATTCGTGTCGTCACGCTGCACGCCAGCGACGAAGGCGCGCCGATCTACCGCCGCCTCGGCTTCGAAGAAACCAATGAGATGCGGCTGCTGCTTTAGCATGACGAACTGGCAGGGCGCGTCGGAGCACGGTGCCAGCATGCTGGCATCACGCTGTGCGACGATTCGGGCATGATGCGTCGCCTTTTCTATCCCAAGAGACGAATGATTCTTATGTGCGACTTCGACCGCGGCGGTTTCATGCCGCCCGAGAGGGTGAAGCGTCGTCGCGTCGTCGTCTTGCGCATCTTCGGGCGCATCGCAATCGTCGTACCGCTGAGCGCGGCGCAGCCGCGGGAGCCTCAGCCGTACTACGCGTCGCTCGATCCGACGCGGTACTCTTCGATTACCGTCCCAGTTTGGGCAAAGGCGAATGCGATAACGCACGTGGCCTTCGAACGCCTCGACCGCGTCAGGCTCCGCGGTTACAATTACACCGAACTGCTGACGGCGGGAGACTTCAAACGAGTGCTGCTTGCGGTTGCGCATGCTACCGGCATCGTGCATCTTGACTGTTTTTCGACGACAGGTTATACTCGGAGCGTTCCCCGCGAGAGCGGGCTTGAGGGTTCCGTTTCGGCAGAACCCGGGGAGGACGGGAGGCAACGCCTCCCTTTTTCTTTGCTCGCGGAAGTAGGTGCGTCCGGCTCGTGTTCTTCGTTCGCCGCCGCCGCCGTCGTCTCTGGCACGAACCCGTGCGATTCTAGAAGGCCGATATCGTGGGACTTGACTGCTTCTCGAAGATGCGTTACTTTCGGCAAGTCCGCCGCGAACGCGGGCTCCTGGGTTCGGACGCGCTGGAACCCTGCGATGAAGGGAAGCGCCGCTTCCCTTTTTCTTTACCCGCGGATGTAGAGTGCGTCCGGCTCGTGTTCTTCGTTCTCGGCGCCGTCCGTCTCGCGCACGAGCGTGAACCCGTGCGATTCGTAGAAGCTGATCGCGTCGGTGTTGCGCTGGAACGTCCAGAGGCGCAGCGTTGCGTTCGAGTCCATCGCTTTGCGCAGGAGCGCGGTTCCGATGCGACGGCGCAGATGCTCGGGATGGACGTAGAGATGGTCCAGCCAGCCGTCGCGGAACGCGCAGAAACCGACCAGCACACCGTCGCGCTCGGCGACCCATACCTCGCATACCGGGAAGACGCGGTCGCGGAAGTACGCGCGGTCTTCTTCCGCCGTGTGCAAATCCGGCAGGTACGAGAGCTGCGCCTGCCGGCTGATCCGAAACAGCGCGGCGATCGCATCCGACTCTTCGGTGCGCGCGCGGCGGATCACGATGAGCTGCATCGTCCCGCAGGTTACCTCCGGCAGCATCGGAGACCTTGCACGGCGAAAGGCTTTGCGTGACCACCGCTTCGTCGCCGCGCCCGCTCGCTTGGAACCTGCGCGGCGTCTCGCTGATGGCGTTCGCGCACGGCGCGAGCGATCTGTACTCCGGAATCCTGCCCTTCGTGATCTTCTACGTCGTCACGCGGGCCGGGCTGCCCGCGTGGTGTCAGGGGACGCTCGCGTTCGCGTGGTATCTGACGAGCTCGATCGCGCAGCCGCTCGTCGGCGCTTACAGCGACCGGCGCGGCAAATGGTGGTTCTTGCCGGGGTCGGTCGCGCTCACCGCGATTGCGGTTTCCGCGACGCCGGCGGCGAACTCGCTCGGCGCGCTGGTCGCGCTCGTCGTCGCCGGGGGAATCGGCTCGGCGGTCATGCATCCGGAAGCCGGCCGGTATTCGGCGCTCCTCGGCGGAACGAAGCGTGCCTCGGCGATCTCGATCTTCCAGATCGGCGGACAGATCGGGTACGGCCTCGGTCCGCTCGTCGCCGCAGCACTGCTCGCGCATGCCGGCGGCGCGACGGTGTTGGCGATGTGCCTGCCCGGCGTCGCCGCAGCGCTCGCCGTCGCGACCGTGCTGCCGTCGTTCGCACGAGACGCCGACGCCGCCGCGCCGCGTCGCGCGCCGGCCGGCGAAGCGGTGCACCCGCGCGCCGACTACACGGCGCTCGCGTTGCTGATCGCGAGCACGGCGCTGCGATATCTCACCAACGCCTCGTTCGCCTTCTATTTGCCGAACCTGCTGACGGCGCGCGGCCTGCCCCTTACCGCGACCGGCGCCACCGTCACGGCGTTCCTGATCGCGGCTGCGATCGGGCTGTACGCCGGCGGCGCAAGCGCGGACCGCTTCGGTCACGCCCGGGTCGCCATCGCGGGGCTCGTCACGTCCGTTCCGCCGCTGCTGCTGGGGCTCGCGCTGCACGGGCCGCTCGCGATCGCGCTGCTGCTGCTCGGCAGCATGCTCATCTCGATGCAGAACGCGCCGGGCGTCGCACTGGCTCAGTCCCTTCTGCCGCGAAACCTCGGAACCGCGGTCGGCCTGATGAACGGCGTCGCGTTCGGGCTGGGCTCGCTCGGCGTCGCGCTCGTCGGCGTCGTCGTCACCCGCTCGGGGCCCGATGCCGCGCTCGCGCTGACGGCGTTCGCGCCGCTGCTCGCCGCCGTCGCCTACGCGATCGTCGCGCTGCGCATGCGATCAATGATCGTCATCCCCGTCACGTCGTCGTCGGGAAGGTGAACTCCGGGCCCGAGCGGGCTTCGGGCCAGCGGGCGGTGATCGTCTTCAGTCGCGTGTAGAAACGGACGCCTTCGGCGCCGTGGATCGCGTGGTCGCCGAAGAGCGAGCGCTTCCAGCCGCCGAAGGAGTGGAACGCCATCGGGACCGGGATCGGCACGTTGATTCCGACCATTCCGATCTGCACGCGGTGCGCGAACGTTCGCGCCGTGCCGCCGTCGCGGGTGAAGATCGCCACGCCGTTGCCGAACGGGTGCTCGTTGCACAGCCGCAGCGCTTCTTCCACCGTCTCAACGCGCACGATGCCGAGGACCGGACCGAAGATCTCGTCGCGATAAATCCTCATCCCCGGCGTGACGCGGTCGAAGACGCAGCCGCCGAGGAAAAACCCGTTTCCCCAATCGTCGCGCTTCGCGTCACGGCCGTCGACGACGAGCTGCGCGCCCTCCTCCACGCCAGCCTCGACGTACGAACGCACCTTCGCATAGTGCTCGCCGGTCACCAGCGGACCCATCTCGACGCCAGGCGCCGTGCCGGGCCCCACGCGCAGCGCGCGCACGCGCTCGCGCAGCTTCGCGATCACCGCGTCCGCGGTCTCCTCGCCGACGGCGACCGCGACCGAGATCGCCATGCAGCGCTCGCCGGCCGAGCCGAACGCCGCACCCATCAGCGCGTCGACCGCCTGATCCAGATCGGCGTCGGGCATCACGACGAGATGGTTCTTCGCGCCGCCCAGCGCCTGGACGCGCTTGCCGTGCTGCGTTCCGGTGCGATAGACGTACTCCGCGACCGGCGTCGAGCCGACGAAGCTCACCGCGGCGACACCGGGATGCGTCAGCAGCGCGTCGACCGCTTCGCGCTCGCCGTTGACGACGTTGAAGACGCCGTCCGGCAACCCCGCTTCGCGCAGCAGCTCCGCGAGCACGAGCGCCGGCGAGGGATCTTTCTCGCTCGGCTTGAGCACGAACGTGTTCCCGCACGCAAGCGCGATCGGAAACATCCACATCGGCACCATCGCCGGGAAGTTGAACGGCGTGATCCCCGCGCACACGCCGAGCGGCTGGCGCACCGCGTAGCTGTCGACGTCGCGCGCGACGTTCTCGGTGACGTCGCCTTTGAGCAGATGCGGGATCCCGCAGGCGAACTCGACCACTTCGAGCCCCCGCTGCACCTCGCCGCGCGCGTCGGCGAGCGTCTTGCCGTGCTCGGCGGTGATCAGCGCTGCGAGCCGTTCCAGCTCGCGCAGGATCAGCTCGCGGAACCGGAACAGCACCGCGGCGCGCCGCAGCGGCGGCGCCTCGGCCCACTCCGGCAGCGCCGCCCGCGCCGCCCGCACCGCCTCGTCGATCTCTTCGCGCGAAGCGAACGCGACCCGCCGCGCGAGCTCGCCCGTCGCCGGGTCGTACACGTCCCCGGACCGCCCGGACACGCCCTCGGCGGGCCGGCCTCCGATGAAATGGCCGAGCGTCACGAGCGGGATCGTCTCCATGAACGATGGTGCGCCCGGGCCGGGGGAGGAACCTCTCGGGTGGGGGTTGTAGGCCCGCGGACCTTTCCGTCACAGCAGGAGGGAACGCCCGGTGGAAGACATCGCGCGCCTTAGGAATGTCGCCGTCGTCGGACCGCACCATGCGGGGAAGACGACGCTGGTCGAAGCGCTGCTCGCGCACTGCGGGGCGATCCCCCGCCGAGGGTCCGTCCGCGACGGGACGACGACCACCGACTGCGAGCCCGAAGCGATCGGCCACCTCCAATCCGTCTGCGTCGGCTTCGCGCACACGACGTGCGGGCCGGTGGACCTCAATCTCGTCGACACGCCGGGATTCGTCGACTTCTTCGAGGAGACGAAAACCGTGCTGACCGCGGTGGACGCCGCGGTGATCGTCATCGACGCCGAACCCGATCGCGTCGCCCAAACGGCGGCGATCGTCGAGCACCTGGAGATGCGCAAAACGCCGCATCTCTTTTTTGTGAACAAGCTCGACCGGCCGGGCGCGAACTTCGAGGCGACGCTCGCCGCGCTGCGCGAGGCGTACGGCCCGCACGTCGTGGCGACGCAGCTTCCGCTCGGCGTCGGCGAACGCTTCGCCGGCTACGTCGACCTCGCGCACGGCACCGCCTTCGGCCTGAACGGCGAGCAGAGCGACGTCCCCGACAACCTGCTCTCCACCGTCGCGGCGCAGCGCACGATCTTGCTCGAAGCGCTCGCGGACTTCGACGACACGCTGATGGAAGAGCTGCTCGACGGCAAAGATCCCTCACAGGACGAGATCGACCGCGACCTGTGCGAGGACTGCTCGCACGATCAGATCATCCCGGTGCTGGTCGGCAGCGCGGAAAAGAACGCCGGCGTCTCCGGGCTCGTCGACGCGATCGCGCGCCTCTTTCCCTCGCCCGCGACCGAGCCGCGCACGGATCTCGACGGCCGCCCGGTCGTCCCGCGCGCCGACGGTCCCGTCGTCGCGCAAGTGTGCAAGACGATCGTCCACCAGCAACAAGGGAAGTTGTCGGTGGTGCGCGTCTTCACCGGCACGATCACACCCTCGACGCCGCTGGTGAACGCGTCGCGCGGGAACGCGTCGATTCGGCTGTCGGGGATCGCGCGACTGTTCGGCAAGCGCCAGGAGCCGGTGACGTCGGCTGGGCCCGGCTCGATCGTCTCGCTGGCGCGGCTCGAGGGCGTCGGCACCGGCGACACGCTCGCCTCGCCGAACGCCGGCGTCGTCATGCCGACGGTGCCGCTGGCCGAACCGCTCTTCGCGGTCGCGATCGCACCGGCGCAGCGGCTCGACGAAGCCAAGCTCTCACAGGCGCTCGGACGGTTGATCGACGAGGACCCGGCGTTGCGCGTCGCGCGCGCCGAGTTCACCAACGAGCTGCAGCTGCTCGGCAGCGGCGAGACGCACGTCTCGACCGCGACCGAACGCCTGGCCCGCAAGTTCAACGTGGACGTCAAGACGCATCCGCCCGCAATCGCGTACCGCGAGACGATTCAGAGCGGGACGGAGATCCATTCGCGCTACAAGCACCAGACCGGCGGGCACGGACAGTTCGCCGACGTGTGGCTGCGGTTCGAGCCGCTCGCGCGCGGCAGCGGGGTCTCGTTCAGCGAGAAGATCGTCGGCGGCGTCGTGCCGCGGCAGTTCTTCCCGGCGGTCGAGAAAGGGGTGCGCGAAGCGCTCGCTTCCGGCGGCCCGCACGGCTTCCCGGTGACCGACCTGCACGTCACGCTGTTCGACGGCGCGTTCCACGACGTCGACTCGAGCGAAGCTTCGTTCAAGACCGCCTCGGGAATGGGGGTGCGGGACGCGCTGCACAAGCTCGGCACGGTCGTGCTCGAGCCGCTGATGCGCGTCGAGACGCTCGTGCCGTCGACGTTCCTTTCAGCCGCCGTGTCGCAGATCACGGCGAAGCGCGGCCAGATTCTCGGCTTCGAAGGCGCCGACAAGCAAGGCTGGGACCGCATCGTCGCGCTCGTTCCGCAAGCGGAGCTGTCGCGCTACGCGACCGAGTTGCGCACCGCGAGCTCCGGGCTCGGCACGTACTCGGCGCGCCACGAGCGCTTCGAGGTCGCGCCCGAACGCGCGGTGGTCGCTCCGGCGTAGCGAGCGCTCTTCCCGTCAGGCTGAGCTTGTCGAAGCACGCTCCTTCGACAAGCTCAGGATGACATAGGTAGCGAGCGGCTTTTCGTTCTCAGCAAAGTCACAGCACCGACGACGTACCTCCTTCGTTGTGTCGGCAACCGAGCGCGTTGAACCGCGCTTCGGGGTACAAACGAGCCGTTATCTTTCTCATCGCGCGCCGTAACCAGGAGGTAGTCGTGCGCATCAGCCCTCGTCCCGTGCGCCTCGCCCGCGCACTTTGTGTCGTCTCCGTGCTCGCTCTCGCCGCCTGCGGCGGCGGCGGAAGCACCGGAACAAACGGAATTCCGAATCCCGGCAGCAATCAAATCTGCGATGCGAACTCGCAAGGCTTGCAGCTCGCACGTCCCGGACCAGGCCAAGGCGGCGTCTCGAGCGGAACGAACACGATCGAGATCGTCGACAACGGCAACAGCGATCAGCTCTTCCAGAGCTATCAGCAGTTCGATTTGGACGTCATCGACCAGCAAAGCGGTCAGGTGATCGTAACCGGCCCGCTCAATCTCGTCTCGGATCCGTCCGGACCTCATCCGTATCAGTCCGATTACTACTATTCCGGCACGCTCCAAGGCAGTCTCATCCCGGGGCGGTTCTACAACGTCTACCTCAACGCACCGAACACGAATTGCACCCAGGGCCTGGTCGGCTCGTTCTCGACCTAAACTCCCCGTCACACCTCGCGGACGCGCTGCGCGAACGACGCCAGCGCGTCCGCCGTTTGTTGCGGCGCCTCGAGCAGGGGCATATGGCCTACGCGCTGCAATTCGACGAACTCCGCGCGCATCGCCGCAGCGGTTTGGCGCAGCGTCTCCGGCTTGAGGTAGGCGTCTTCTCCTCCCGCGAGGATCAGCGCGGGAACTCGAATGTCTTCGAGCAGGTCGTGCGAGTCTAGGCGCTCTTTCATGCCGCGCACCAGCTCCGCCGCGCCGCGGGGATCCTGCCGCAGCATGATCGCGCGCGCGCGTTCGACCAGCTCGGGGCGTTCGCGGTAGACGTGCGGCGCGAAGTACTTCGGCAGATAGCTCTCCACCGCAGCGTCCATCGTCCCTTCCGTCTCGAGTCGGCGCGCGAGCTCTTCGCGGCTCGCGGCGAGCGCGCGCTGCGCCGGATCGGCATTCGGGTTGTTGGACGCGTCGGCCGCGACGTGGCTCGCGATGAGCGCGAGCCCCGCGACGCGCTCGGCGTACATGCGGAAAAACGCCAGCGCGACGTAGCCGCCGATCGAATGGCCGGCGAACGCGGCGCGCTCCACGTGGAGCGCGTCGAGCAGCCCGGCGACGTCGCCGGCGAGGACTTCCATCAGCGCGGGACCGTCGCTCGGCTCCGATTCCCCGCACCCGCGCAGGTCGACGCGGATCGCGCGCGCGCCGGCAGCGGAGAGCGCGGGCAGCTGCTCGTCCCAGATGCTGCGGTCCAGCGGAAAGCCGTGCAGCAGAACGAGGGGCACACCGGGGCCGCCGGAGTCGTCGTAGCCGATCCGGCGGCCGTCGATCGTCGCGATCATCGCGGTGCTAGAAGTCGCTTTGCTTGAGGTTCGCCGAGGTGTTCACGTCGGTGAAGTCCTCGGTTTCGACCACCTGGTCGCCTTCGTACGTGAGCCGGCGCGCCGGCAGATGCGTCGCCCGAGACAACAGCACGACGCACTTCGTCGCGCCCGCGTCGTCCTTGCACGGATAGCTGACCGTGTCGTACGCCGTTCCGTTCACCGTCTCTTCGCCGTTGGTCACCGATGAGGCAGCCTTGATGCCGTCGGCGACGCTCTCGAACGAGCCCATGTCGATCGTGTGCCCGCGCAGGTCGACCGCGCGGCCGTCGTGGATCGAGACGTTCAGGTGGATCCCGCTGAGAATGCCGCCCTGGTGCCCGCTCACGGTGTCGCCGCCTTTCCACACCGCGCCGCCGCCGCGGCCGGGGCCGCCGGTGATGTCGATCCTCGCGAAGTGCGGCTTGAGGTAGGCGTAGTGATAGGTGCGGTCCTGGACGTCGGTGCCCTTCGTCATGTGGACCTTGATGTTCGCGGTGTAGCTCGGGACCTTCGCCCAAGCATCGAGAAAGGCCGCGGCCGCGCCGCTCGGCGCCGCGCCCAAAAGCGCGACGCCGAGGATCACGGCGGCGGCGGAGGCCGTCGCGTGCTTCATAGTGGTTTCCGGATAACGCTGAAGCCCGAGACGCCGTTCCCCGGTGCGAACGGATCGTTCGCGTAAACCGCGCCGACGTTGACTTGCGGGATGCCGAGACCGTACGAGGTGTCGAGCTGCGCGATGAACGCGTTGGCGATCAGCGCGTAGCCCGTGTTCGAGGGGTGCAAGCCGTCCAAGCTCGTCAGACCACCCCGATAGACCGTGCTGCAGCACTTCGGCGGGTTGATCGGCACGCCGCCGGCGGCCGAAATCTGCGCGAAGAGCGCGTGGATGTCGACCAGCGCCGCGTGGGTGTCGGACGCTGCCTGCCCGATCGCGGCGTTGTAGGCGGCATTGAGCTGCTTCACGTTGTTCGCGACCGCGTCGGCGACGAAGTCGCCGCTGCCGAGGGCCGGCGCGACCGGCGCGGCGTGCGCCGGAATTTGCGCGGCGGCCGCCTGCAGCGTCTTGAACAGCGCGTTGATGGTGAAGTAGCCGTTCGGGCCGAGTCCCGCCTGCGCGGTCTCCTGCGCGGCGTACGCCGTCGAATACTGCGTCGCGATCGCGTTCGCGATCGGCGCCGGCACGTTGTTCGGTGGAGCTTGGAGGATGCCCGAGATGTACGCCTGCAGCGTCGGCTGGTACGCCGGCTGCGGGATGAACGTCGAGGCGCCCATCACGTCGACCAAGTTCGCCACCGCGACCTTCGCGCCGGAGCCTTGGAGCTTGCGGATGATCGCCACCGTGTCGTCGTGCATCGACTGCGGCGCGGTGACCGGTGCCGCGCCGCCCGAGAACGCGACCTTGAGCAAGTCGTTCGAGCCGAGCCACACCGTCGCGACCTGCGCGTGCAGCGACGCGGCGGCGTCGACCTGGGTGACGCCTTGCCCGAAACCGGCGAGGATCGGCCAGAAGTTCTGGCTCTCGCCGTTGACCAGCGCGTTCAGCTGCACGAACTGCGCGGGCGCGTTTTGGCCGTTGATCGTGCAGTCACCGATCGGCCCGACCATGAACAGCGCTTCGTGCACGGTCTGGCCCGGGATTCCGACGTCCCACGGGTTCAGGTTCGGGTTCTCACGCAGCGAGAGCGCGGTGCCGAAGGTGTTCGCCGGCAGTTGGTGGGGATCGCACGTGTTCGAGATCGGCGCCGGGAAGATGTGGGTCTGCGTCGGTGCGAGCAGCCCGCCGATCCCCGGCGGCACCATGAGCGGGAGCGGCGACTTCGTCGGGTCGCTCATCGTCGCGGGGCCGACGCCGTTGGCCTGTTGCCAGAGCAGCGAGAAGAACCCGTTCTCTTGCGTTTGCGGTACGCCGACCGGCGGCGGCGCGACCAGACCGACGCCCGGAATGTTCCCGAGCGGACCGGTCATCGGTGCGCCGGTGAGGCCACCGGACTGCACGCCCGCGGTCAAGCTGTCGCCGACACCGGCGATCGTGAGCTTCTGCGCCGGCGCCACCGAACCGGGATTTCCGGCCGGCGGGACGACGTTGATCTGCGAGGTCGAACCGCCGCCGGTGCAGGCGGCGAGCACGACGGCGGCGCCGAGCGCCGCGGTAGCGAGGCGAAGGCGCGCGCTCACAGCGGGATCACCGTCGGCGACCCGAAGCCGAACTGCACCTGGACTTCGGCGGCGTGGAGTCCGGCGAACTGCGGCGCGATCTGGTTTTGACGACACGGAAGCCGTTGGCATGTCAAGCTGACGATCCCCCATTGATGGTTGTAGTTCGTCGCGCCGCCTTCGAGGACGGTCATCTGCACGAACGTCTGTTTCGTGAAATGGTGCGAGAGCCCGTAGATCAAGGAGGGAGTGTATTCAGGATAGGGATCGACGGGATTGTACTGGACCAGGCGCGAGGGCTGGACGAAGAACGTCGTCGCCCGGTTCGCGCGGTACTCCAGGTAGCCCAGCATGAAGAGCTGAGCGTGGTTCGTCTGGTTCACGCCGCCGCGGTGGACGAGCCACTGCGGCGCGGCGGTGAAGGTGCCGAACATCCGCGGCGTGGCGAGAAACGGCAGCGTCACGGCGAGCAGATACTCCTGCTCGGTGCGCAGCTTCACCGTGGTCGGGAACCCGTTGTACTCGATGAGCTGGTCGTCGGAGTGCCCGCCGATCGTGGCGGTGTGCGCCAGATACGTCGGCGTGATCACGATCGGCAGCTTGTTCGCGATCAGGAACAGGTTCTGCAGGCCGACCTGCAAGATCTTGTCCTTGGTCGTCGCGTCGACGACCCCGGTGTTCACCGTGCCGAGCGAGGCGCCCGGGAGGTTGCTGCCGGGGCCGGTGAAGCCTTGCAGGTAGAACGGAACGTTCACGTTGCTGAAGCCGACCGGAACCTGCTGGATCT encodes the following:
- a CDS encoding branched-chain amino acid ABC transporter permease, yielding MYGRIGLVLLALVAALVWFLPSYYTGLLTLIALYALVAIGLNLFMGYAGQVSLGQAAFFGIGAYASAALAVKTLGTPWPVSPWLGTLAGALAAALAAYVLSFVALRLRENLLALATLALGIVINVVFNQWEFIGGSSGFKDIPGFALGSYTFDQRAYAILAWALLALGLWFAGNLVRSSFGRSLVAISAGELGAQALGVDAERLKRQTFVLSAVYAGVAGAVFASQASYIDPSSFDFLLSVNFVLMSVIGGIRSLSGAVIGAAVVVALRQILQTAVPLVVPSARGDVQSFFFGVILIAMLIFLPRGLAGRLGEARGT
- a CDS encoding alpha/beta fold hydrolase, whose product is MIATIDGRRIGYDDSGGPGVPLVLLHGFPLDRSIWDEQLPALSAAGARAIRVDLRGCGESEPSDGPALMEVLAGDVAGLLDALHVERAAFAGHSIGGYVALAFFRMYAERVAGLALIASHVAADASNNPNADPAQRALAASREELARRLETEGTMDAAVESYLPKYFAPHVYRERPELVERARAIMLRQDPRGAAELVRGMKERLDSHDLLEDIRVPALILAGGEDAYLKPETLRQTAAAMRAEFVELQRVGHMPLLEAPQQTADALASFAQRVREV
- a CDS encoding CoA-acylating methylmalonate-semialdehyde dehydrogenase — translated: METIPLVTLGHFIGGRPAEGVSGRSGDVYDPATGELARRVAFASREEIDEAVRAARAALPEWAEAPPLRRAAVLFRFRELILRELERLAALITAEHGKTLADARGEVQRGLEVVEFACGIPHLLKGDVTENVARDVDSYAVRQPLGVCAGITPFNFPAMVPMWMFPIALACGNTFVLKPSEKDPSPALVLAELLREAGLPDGVFNVVNGEREAVDALLTHPGVAAVSFVGSTPVAEYVYRTGTQHGKRVQALGGAKNHLVVMPDADLDQAVDALMGAAFGSAGERCMAISVAVAVGEETADAVIAKLRERVRALRVGPGTAPGVEMGPLVTGEHYAKVRSYVEAGVEEGAQLVVDGRDAKRDDWGNGFFLGGCVFDRVTPGMRIYRDEIFGPVLGIVRVETVEEALRLCNEHPFGNGVAIFTRDGGTARTFAHRVQIGMVGINVPIPVPMAFHSFGGWKRSLFGDHAIHGAEGVRFYTRLKTITARWPEARSGPEFTFPTTT
- a CDS encoding GNAT family N-acetyltransferase; the encoded protein is MSRHVGAEYFAPRPATAADVDVLVRHRVRMFAEMGFTSDDGFAGLAAACRGWFADALAAGRYLGWLVARADAPSEIVAGSGLLLHEWPPGIRDLGTTRAYVLNVYTEPPHRGHGLATQLTRAAVDEARNRGIRVVTLHASDEGAPIYRRLGFEETNEMRLLL
- a CDS encoding type II toxin-antitoxin system PemK/MazF family toxin encodes the protein MMRRLFYPKRRMILMCDFDRGGFMPPERVKRRRVVVLRIFGRIAIVVPLSAAQPREPQPYYASLDPTRYSSITVPVWAKANAITHVAFERLDRVRLRGYNYTELLTAGDFKRVLLAVAHATGIVHLDCFSTTGYTRSVPRESGLEGSVSAEPGEDGRQRLPFSLLAEVGASGSCSSFAAAAVVSGTNPCDSRRPISWDLTASRRCVTFGKSAANAGSWVRTRWNPAMKGSAASLFLYPRM
- a CDS encoding MFS transporter — encoded protein: MTTASSPRPLAWNLRGVSLMAFAHGASDLYSGILPFVIFYVVTRAGLPAWCQGTLAFAWYLTSSIAQPLVGAYSDRRGKWWFLPGSVALTAIAVSATPAANSLGALVALVVAGGIGSAVMHPEAGRYSALLGGTKRASAISIFQIGGQIGYGLGPLVAAALLAHAGGATVLAMCLPGVAAALAVATVLPSFARDADAAAPRRAPAGEAVHPRADYTALALLIASTALRYLTNASFAFYLPNLLTARGLPLTATGATVTAFLIAAAIGLYAGGASADRFGHARVAIAGLVTSVPPLLLGLALHGPLAIALLLLGSMLISMQNAPGVALAQSLLPRNLGTAVGLMNGVAFGLGSLGVALVGVVVTRSGPDAALALTAFAPLLAAVAYAIVALRMRSMIVIPVTSSSGR
- a CDS encoding elongation factor G: MEDIARLRNVAVVGPHHAGKTTLVEALLAHCGAIPRRGSVRDGTTTTDCEPEAIGHLQSVCVGFAHTTCGPVDLNLVDTPGFVDFFEETKTVLTAVDAAVIVIDAEPDRVAQTAAIVEHLEMRKTPHLFFVNKLDRPGANFEATLAALREAYGPHVVATQLPLGVGERFAGYVDLAHGTAFGLNGEQSDVPDNLLSTVAAQRTILLEALADFDDTLMEELLDGKDPSQDEIDRDLCEDCSHDQIIPVLVGSAEKNAGVSGLVDAIARLFPSPATEPRTDLDGRPVVPRADGPVVAQVCKTIVHQQQGKLSVVRVFTGTITPSTPLVNASRGNASIRLSGIARLFGKRQEPVTSAGPGSIVSLARLEGVGTGDTLASPNAGVVMPTVPLAEPLFAVAIAPAQRLDEAKLSQALGRLIDEDPALRVARAEFTNELQLLGSGETHVSTATERLARKFNVDVKTHPPAIAYRETIQSGTEIHSRYKHQTGGHGQFADVWLRFEPLARGSGVSFSEKIVGGVVPRQFFPAVEKGVREALASGGPHGFPVTDLHVTLFDGAFHDVDSSEASFKTASGMGVRDALHKLGTVVLEPLMRVETLVPSTFLSAAVSQITAKRGQILGFEGADKQGWDRIVALVPQAELSRYATELRTASSGLGTYSARHERFEVAPERAVVAPA
- a CDS encoding GNAT family N-acetyltransferase, whose product is MQLIVIRRARTEESDAIAALFRISRQAQLSYLPDLHTAEEDRAYFRDRVFPVCEVWVAERDGVLVGFCAFRDGWLDHLYVHPEHLRRRIGTALLRKAMDSNATLRLWTFQRNTDAISFYESHGFTLVRETDGAENEEHEPDALYIRG